A window from Salvia miltiorrhiza cultivar Shanhuang (shh) chromosome 2, IMPLAD_Smil_shh, whole genome shotgun sequence encodes these proteins:
- the LOC131009709 gene encoding GRAS family protein RAM1-like has protein sequence MEEEEFLTLRLSIAPAHDHNREGKRKRNIIEISNYSSWSDEEEGKILGLLQMRERMLKADHHNKRQDTDAKGLHLIHSLLIAATSVNEKNATSGVENLRQLYEHVSLRGDSVQRVAAYFADALLAHLLTRKSPFYDAIMKPPSPSEAFSAFTSLYKASPFFQFAHFTANQAILEAFQRDASSRALHVVDFDVSYGFQWPSLMQSLSENATPTNKISLRITAFGPHMEEIQETESRLVSFAKGFCNLVFEFHGLVRGSKNVKVKKRKNETVAVNLVFHLTSLKTLSKISETLSYVHSLKPSVIVLVEQEGKCSSNKFLPRFMESLHQFAAIFDSLDDCLPLDSAERLSIERDHLGREIRSVINYDGDDEESCPRFEKMETWSGRMERRGFVGVEQSCRAVMQAKLLLKIRSHCCPIKFDGENGGFRVFERENGKAISLGWQDRILITASSWCSAVS, from the coding sequence ATGGAGGAGGAGGAGTTCTTGACCCTCAGACTCTCCATAGCCCCGGCCCACGATCACAACCGCGAGGGAAAGAGGAAAAGGAACATAATAGAAATATCAAACTACTCGAGCTGGAGTGATGAAGAGGAGGGCAAGATCTTGGGCCTCCTccaaatgagagagagaatgcTAAAGGCGGATCATCACAACAAGAGACAAGATACCGATGCAAAAGGGCTGCACTTGATCCACTCCCTCCTCATCGCCGCCACCTCCGTCAACGAGAAAAACGCAACATCCGGAGTCGAAAACCTCCGCCAACTCTACGAGCACGTCTCTTTGAGAGGCGACTCCGTTCAAAGAGTCGCTGCCTACTTCGCGGACGCCCTCCTCGCCCACCTCCTCACCCGAAAATCCCCCTTCTACGACGCCATAATGAAGCCCCCCTCGCCCTCGGAGGCCTTCTCCGCCTTCACATCTCTCTACAAAGCCTCACCATTCTTCCAGTTTGCTCACTTCACAGCAAACCAAGCCATTCTCGAAGCCTTCCAGAGAGATGCAAGCAGTAGGGCTCTCCATGTTGTCGATTTCGACGTCTCCTACGGCTTCCAATGGCCCTCCCTCATGCAATCCCTCTCAGAAAACGCCACCCCCACAAACAAGATTTCCTTAAGGATCACTGCCTTTGGCCCCCATATGGAGGAAATTCAAGAAACTGAATCAAGATTGGTGAGCTTTGCTAAAGGCTTCTGCAATCTCGTTTTCGAGTTCCATGGCCTAGTTAGAGGATCCAAGAATGTGAAggtgaagaagaggaagaatgAGACGGTTGCTGTAAACTTAGTCTTCCATCTCACCTCACTCAaaactctctccaaaatctcagaAACTCTAAGCTATGTCCACTCTCTCAAGCCATCGGTTATCGTTCTAGTCGAGCAAGAAGGAAAATGTAGCAGCAACAAGTTTCTACCAAGATTCATGGAGTCACTGCACCAATTTGCAGCCATTTTTGACTCATTGGATGACTGCCTTCCATTAGACAGCGCTGAGAGGCTGAGCATTGAGAGGGATCATCTAGGGAGGGAGATTAGGAGTGTGATAAACTACGATGGAGACGACGAAGAATCTTGTCCAAGATTTGAGAAGATGGAGACATGGAGTGGGAGGATGGAGAGGAGGGGCTTTGTGGGTGTTGAGCAGAGCTGCAGGGCTGTGATGCAGGCGAAGCTGCTGCTGAAAATCAGAAGCCATTGTTGCCCTATCAAGTTTGATGGAGAAAATGGTGGTTTTAGAGTTTTTGAAAGAGAGAATGGCAAAGCTATCTCTCTAGGGTGGCAAGATAGGATTCTGATCACAGCCTCTTCTTGGTGCTCTGCTGTATCATAA